In Streptomyces sp. DG2A-72, one genomic interval encodes:
- a CDS encoding NYN domain-containing protein, protein MDRCIVLVDAGYLLGAAASLLAGEPSRSRITVDHTALIQGLRERAESDTERPLLRIYWFDGAPDRVPQPEHRRLRVMPRVTVRLGALTRSDGRWAQKGVDAAMHAELTELARNRACSDIVLVTGDGDLLPGMMAAKEHGVAVHLWAVQAADGDYNQSEDLVAEADERRVLDRTWITKAVRAKDLGGICAPPPVPRPEIAAILSAPLPESALSSAERAAEDREHPPAATASENGRQERVPAPKGVPTPKDLAALRAPGGTQADKHPASATLRWSSDKGWVDRPGVAAEPPEVASMPTLAQLTTAEQRWADREEDITTVGGDPYEVGQVFARRWMGRLGDQSHLQKLSGMYPRIPHRIDGELLRYAARFGLLAHKDDQIDEHDRYAIRAGFWREIDVRTAAEHAPAGE, encoded by the coding sequence GTGGACCGCTGCATCGTCCTGGTGGACGCCGGGTATCTGCTGGGGGCCGCCGCCTCTCTTCTCGCCGGAGAGCCCTCACGCTCCCGCATCACCGTCGACCACACCGCCCTCATCCAGGGCCTGCGCGAACGCGCCGAGTCGGACACCGAACGGCCGCTGCTGCGTATCTACTGGTTCGACGGCGCCCCCGACCGCGTCCCGCAGCCCGAGCACCGCAGGCTGCGCGTGATGCCCCGGGTCACCGTCCGGCTCGGCGCCCTGACCCGCAGCGACGGACGCTGGGCCCAGAAGGGCGTCGACGCCGCGATGCACGCCGAGCTCACCGAACTGGCCCGCAACCGCGCCTGCTCCGACATCGTCCTCGTCACCGGCGACGGCGATCTGCTGCCGGGCATGATGGCCGCGAAGGAGCACGGAGTCGCCGTACACCTGTGGGCCGTGCAGGCCGCGGACGGCGACTACAACCAGTCCGAGGACCTGGTCGCCGAGGCGGACGAGCGGCGCGTGCTCGACCGCACGTGGATCACCAAGGCGGTACGGGCCAAGGACCTCGGCGGGATCTGCGCGCCGCCGCCGGTGCCGCGGCCCGAGATCGCCGCGATCCTCTCCGCGCCGCTCCCGGAGTCCGCGCTCTCCTCGGCCGAGCGGGCCGCCGAGGACCGGGAGCACCCGCCCGCAGCCACCGCCTCCGAGAACGGCAGGCAGGAGCGGGTGCCCGCGCCCAAGGGCGTGCCCACCCCCAAGGACCTGGCCGCGCTGCGCGCCCCCGGTGGCACCCAGGCCGACAAGCACCCCGCGAGCGCGACGCTGCGGTGGTCCTCCGACAAGGGCTGGGTCGACCGGCCCGGTGTCGCGGCCGAACCGCCCGAGGTCGCCTCCATGCCGACGCTGGCGCAGCTGACCACGGCGGAGCAGCGGTGGGCGGACCGGGAGGAGGACATCACCACGGTCGGCGGGGATCCGTACGAGGTGGGACAGGTGTTCGCCAGGCGGTGGATGGGGCGGCTCGGGGACCAGAGCCATCTGCAGAAGCTGTCGGGGATGTACCCGCGCATTCCGCACCGCATCGACGGCGAACTGCTGCGGTACGCCGCCCGGTTCGGGCTCCTCGCCCACAAGGACGACCAGATCGACGAGCACGACCGCTATGCGATCCGGGCCGGTTTCTGGCGCGAGATCGATGTGCGGACGGCCGCGGAACACGCTCCCGCGGGGGAGTGA
- the dnaE gene encoding DNA polymerase III subunit alpha, whose amino-acid sequence MSKPPFTHLHVHTQYSLLDGAARLKDMFNACNEMGMTHIAMSDHGNLHGAYDFFHSAKKAGVTPIIGIEAYVAPESRRNKRKIQWGQPHQKRDDVSGSGGYTHKTIWAANSTGLHNLFRLSSDAYAEGWLQKWPRMDKETISQWSEGLIASTGCPSGELQTRLRLGQFDEALKSAAEYQEIFGKDRYFLELMDHGIEIERRVRDGLLEIGKKLGIPPLVTNDSHYTYAHESTAHDALLCIQTGKNLSDPDRFRFDGTGYYLKSTDEMYAIDSSDAWQEGCANTLLVAEQIDTTGMFEAKNLMPKFDIPEGFTEVTWFKEEVRRGMERRFPGGVPEDRQKQAEYEMDVIIQMGFPGYFLVVADFIMWAKNQGIAVGPGRGSAAGSIVAYAMGITDLDPIPHGLIFERFLNPERVSMPDVDIDFDERRRVEVIRYVTEKYGADKVAMIGTYGKIKAKNAIKDSARVLGYPYAMGDRLTKAMPADVLGKGIDLNGITDPSHPRYSEAGEIRAMYENEPDVKKVIDTAKGVEGLVRQMGVHAAGVIMSSEPIVDHAPIWVRHTDGVTITQWDYPQCESLGLLKMDFLGLRNLTIMDDAVKMVKSNKGIDLDLLALPLDDPKTFELLQRGETLGVFQFDGGPMRSLLRLMKPDNFEDISAVSALYRPGPMGMDSHTNYALRKNGLQEITPIHKELEEPLREVLDVTHGLIVYQEQVQKAAQIIAGYSLGEADILRRVMGKKKPEELAKNFVLFQEGARKKGFSDEAIQALWDVLVPFAGYAFNKAHSAAYGLVSYWTAFLKANHPAEYMAALLTSVKDDKDKSAVYLNECRRMGIKVLPPNVNESLHNFAAQGDDVILFGLEAVRNVGTNVVDSIIRSRNAKGKYASFPDYLDKVEAAACNKRTTESLIKAGAFDSLGHTRKGLTAHFEPMIDNVVAVKRKEAEGQFDLFGGMGEEDTSEPGFGLDVEFTTEEWDKTYLLAQEREMLGLYVSDHPLFGLEHVLSDKADAGIAQLTGGEHADGAVVTIGGIISGLQRKMTKQGNAWAIATVEDLAGSIECMFFPATYQLVSTQLVEDAVVFVKGRLDKREDVPRLVAMELQVPDLSNAGTNAPVILTIPATRVTPPMVSRLGEILSHHKGESEVRIKLQGPRKTTVLRLDRHRVKPDPALFGDLKVLLGPSCLAG is encoded by the coding sequence GTGTCAAAGCCGCCGTTCACGCACCTGCACGTCCACACCCAGTACTCACTGCTGGACGGTGCCGCGCGGCTCAAGGACATGTTCAACGCGTGCAACGAGATGGGCATGACCCATATCGCGATGTCCGACCACGGCAACCTGCACGGGGCGTACGACTTCTTCCATTCCGCGAAGAAGGCCGGAGTCACCCCGATCATCGGGATCGAGGCCTATGTCGCCCCCGAGTCCCGGCGCAACAAACGCAAGATCCAGTGGGGCCAGCCGCACCAGAAGCGCGACGACGTCTCCGGTTCCGGTGGTTATACACACAAGACGATCTGGGCGGCGAACTCCACCGGCCTGCACAACCTCTTCCGGCTCTCCTCCGACGCGTATGCCGAGGGCTGGCTGCAGAAGTGGCCGCGGATGGACAAGGAGACCATCTCCCAGTGGTCCGAGGGGCTCATCGCGTCCACCGGCTGCCCCTCCGGCGAGCTGCAGACCCGGCTGCGCCTCGGCCAGTTCGACGAGGCCCTGAAGTCGGCCGCCGAGTACCAGGAGATCTTCGGCAAGGACCGCTACTTCCTGGAGCTGATGGACCACGGCATCGAGATCGAGCGCCGGGTCCGCGACGGCCTGCTGGAGATCGGCAAGAAGCTCGGCATCCCGCCCCTGGTCACCAACGACTCGCACTACACCTACGCGCACGAGTCGACGGCGCACGACGCGCTGCTGTGCATCCAGACCGGCAAGAACCTGTCCGATCCGGACCGCTTCAGGTTCGACGGCACCGGTTACTACCTGAAGTCCACGGACGAGATGTACGCCATCGACTCCTCGGACGCCTGGCAGGAGGGCTGCGCCAACACCCTCCTGGTGGCCGAACAGATCGACACCACCGGCATGTTCGAGGCCAAGAACCTCATGCCGAAATTCGACATCCCCGAGGGGTTCACGGAGGTCACCTGGTTCAAGGAGGAGGTCCGCCGCGGCATGGAGCGCCGCTTTCCGGGCGGCGTCCCCGAGGACCGCCAGAAGCAGGCCGAGTACGAGATGGACGTCATCATCCAGATGGGGTTCCCGGGCTACTTCCTCGTCGTCGCCGACTTCATCATGTGGGCCAAGAACCAGGGCATCGCGGTCGGTCCGGGCCGTGGTTCCGCGGCCGGCTCGATCGTCGCGTACGCCATGGGCATCACCGACCTCGACCCGATCCCGCACGGCCTGATCTTCGAGCGGTTCCTCAACCCCGAGCGCGTCTCCATGCCCGACGTCGACATCGACTTCGACGAGCGCAGGCGCGTCGAGGTGATCAGGTATGTGACGGAGAAGTACGGCGCCGACAAGGTCGCCATGATCGGCACGTACGGCAAGATCAAGGCCAAGAACGCCATCAAGGACTCCGCGCGCGTGCTGGGCTACCCGTACGCGATGGGCGACCGCCTCACCAAGGCGATGCCCGCCGACGTCCTCGGCAAGGGCATCGACCTCAACGGCATCACCGACCCCTCGCACCCGCGCTACAGCGAGGCCGGCGAGATCCGCGCGATGTACGAGAACGAGCCGGACGTGAAGAAGGTCATCGACACCGCCAAGGGCGTCGAGGGCCTGGTCCGGCAGATGGGTGTGCACGCCGCCGGCGTCATCATGTCCAGTGAACCCATCGTCGACCACGCCCCGATCTGGGTGCGGCACACGGACGGCGTGACCATCACGCAGTGGGACTACCCGCAGTGCGAGTCGCTCGGCCTGCTGAAGATGGACTTCCTCGGCCTGCGCAACCTGACGATCATGGACGACGCCGTCAAGATGGTGAAGTCCAACAAGGGCATCGATCTCGACCTGCTGGCCCTTCCGCTCGACGATCCGAAGACCTTCGAACTGCTCCAGCGCGGCGAGACACTCGGCGTCTTCCAGTTCGACGGCGGCCCCATGCGCTCGCTGCTGCGGCTGATGAAGCCCGACAACTTCGAAGACATCTCCGCCGTGTCGGCCCTGTACCGCCCGGGCCCGATGGGCATGGACTCGCACACCAACTACGCCCTGCGCAAGAACGGCCTCCAGGAGATCACGCCGATCCACAAGGAGCTCGAGGAGCCCCTCAGGGAGGTCCTGGACGTCACCCACGGCCTGATCGTCTATCAGGAGCAGGTACAGAAGGCCGCCCAGATCATCGCGGGCTACTCACTCGGCGAGGCCGACATCCTCCGCCGCGTGATGGGCAAGAAGAAGCCCGAGGAACTGGCGAAGAACTTCGTTCTCTTCCAGGAGGGCGCCCGCAAGAAGGGCTTCAGCGACGAGGCCATCCAGGCCCTGTGGGACGTGCTGGTCCCGTTCGCCGGCTACGCGTTCAACAAGGCGCACTCGGCGGCGTACGGACTTGTCTCGTACTGGACCGCGTTCCTGAAGGCGAATCACCCCGCCGAGTACATGGCCGCGCTGCTCACCTCGGTCAAGGACGACAAGGACAAGTCGGCCGTCTACCTCAACGAGTGCCGCCGCATGGGCATCAAGGTGCTCCCGCCGAACGTCAACGAGTCGCTGCACAACTTCGCCGCCCAGGGCGACGACGTGATCCTCTTCGGCCTGGAGGCCGTGCGCAACGTCGGCACGAACGTGGTCGACTCGATCATCCGGTCCCGCAACGCGAAGGGGAAGTACGCCTCCTTCCCCGACTACCTCGACAAGGTCGAGGCCGCGGCCTGCAACAAGCGCACCACCGAATCGCTCATCAAGGCGGGTGCGTTCGACTCCCTGGGCCACACCCGCAAGGGCCTCACCGCACATTTCGAACCGATGATCGACAACGTGGTGGCGGTCAAGCGCAAGGAAGCCGAGGGGCAGTTCGACCTCTTCGGCGGGATGGGCGAGGAGGACACCAGCGAGCCCGGCTTCGGACTCGACGTGGAGTTCACCACCGAGGAGTGGGACAAGACGTATCTGCTCGCCCAGGAGCGGGAGATGCTCGGGCTGTACGTGTCCGACCACCCGCTCTTCGGCCTGGAGCATGTGCTGTCCGACAAGGCCGACGCGGGCATCGCCCAGCTCACCGGAGGTGAGCACGCGGACGGCGCGGTCGTCACCATCGGCGGCATCATCTCCGGCCTCCAGCGCAAGATGACCAAGCAGGGCAACGCCTGGGCGATCGCCACGGTCGAGGACCTCGCCGGTTCCATCGAGTGCATGTTCTTCCCGGCGACGTACCAGCTGGTGTCGACCCAACTCGTCGAGGACGCCGTGGTGTTCGTCAAGGGCCGCCTCGACAAGCGCGAGGACGTGCCCCGTCTCGTCGCGATGGAGCTCCAGGTCCCCGACCTGTCGAACGCAGGCACCAACGCGCCCGTGATCCTCACCATCCCGGCCACCCGGGTCACCCCGCCCATGGTCAGCCGCCTCGGGGAGATCCTCAGCCATCACAAGGGCGAGAGCGAGGTGCGGATCAAGCTCCAGGGGCCGCGGAAGACCACCGTGCTGCGGCTGGACCGGCACCGGGTCAAGCCGGATCCCGCGCTCTTCGGCGACCTGAAGGTGCTGCTCGGGCCGTCCTGTCTGGCCGGCTGA
- a CDS encoding DUF2252 domain-containing protein: MSVPQLSAEQRGEEILTVFGTAFGELLAADPAAFRVKFRKMAASAFAFYRGTACLFYHDQDAEKRGGPYLDERTSRVWIHGDLHAENFGTYMDSNGRLVFNVNDFDEAYVGPFTWDLKRFSASIALIGYAKALSDEQITELVQVYAGAYRERIHALATGAKRDEVPPFTLDTAQGALLDALRDARSLTRFGLLESMTEIRDFERRFAPGGGSIELDAATRYKVLAAFDGYLETLPEASLSRPDSYRVKDVVGRRGIGIGSAGLPSYNILLEGHTDALENDVVIYIKQAQTPAASRHITDPAIRDYFQHEGHRTVISQRALQAHADPWLGWTELDGAGQLVAEVSPYAVDLDWGDIDEPEEIAAVVADLGRATATMHAAADDTSGESLVPFSTERAIDAAIAADSDDGAGFADLLVDFAHSYGARARADHQIFLDLFRNGRIPGL, from the coding sequence ATGTCGGTCCCGCAGCTCAGCGCCGAGCAACGCGGCGAGGAGATCCTCACCGTCTTCGGCACCGCCTTCGGCGAGCTCCTGGCCGCCGACCCGGCCGCGTTCCGCGTGAAGTTCCGCAAGATGGCGGCCTCGGCGTTCGCGTTCTACCGGGGTACGGCGTGCCTCTTCTACCACGACCAGGACGCGGAGAAGCGCGGCGGCCCGTACCTGGACGAGCGCACCTCGCGGGTGTGGATCCACGGCGACCTGCACGCCGAGAACTTCGGCACGTACATGGACTCGAACGGCCGGCTGGTCTTCAACGTCAATGACTTCGACGAGGCGTACGTCGGACCCTTCACCTGGGACCTCAAGCGTTTCTCGGCCTCCATCGCGCTGATCGGGTACGCGAAGGCACTCAGTGACGAGCAGATCACTGAGCTGGTGCAGGTGTACGCGGGCGCGTACCGCGAGCGGATCCACGCCCTGGCGACCGGCGCCAAGCGCGACGAGGTACCACCGTTCACGCTGGACACCGCCCAGGGCGCACTGCTGGACGCGCTGCGTGACGCCCGCTCGCTGACCCGTTTCGGGCTGCTGGAGTCGATGACCGAGATCCGCGACTTCGAGCGTCGCTTCGCGCCGGGCGGCGGCTCCATCGAACTGGACGCGGCCACCCGCTACAAGGTGCTCGCGGCCTTCGACGGCTACCTGGAGACACTGCCCGAGGCCTCGCTCTCCCGCCCGGACTCCTACCGCGTCAAGGATGTCGTCGGCCGCCGCGGCATCGGCATCGGCTCGGCCGGGCTGCCCTCGTACAACATCCTCTTGGAGGGCCACACCGACGCCTTGGAGAACGATGTCGTCATCTACATCAAGCAGGCCCAGACCCCGGCGGCCTCACGTCACATCACCGACCCGGCGATCCGCGACTACTTCCAGCACGAGGGCCACCGCACGGTGATCTCCCAGCGCGCCCTCCAGGCGCACGCCGACCCGTGGCTGGGCTGGACCGAGCTGGACGGCGCCGGTCAGCTGGTCGCCGAGGTCTCGCCGTACGCCGTGGACCTGGACTGGGGCGACATCGACGAGCCGGAGGAGATCGCGGCGGTCGTCGCCGACCTCGGCCGGGCCACGGCGACGATGCACGCAGCGGCGGACGACACCTCCGGCGAGTCCCTGGTGCCCTTCTCCACGGAGCGGGCCATCGACGCGGCGATCGCGGCGGACTCCGACGACGGCGCCGGCTTCGCGGACCTGCTGGTCGACTTCGCGCACAGCTACGGCGCACGCGCGCGTGCGGACCACCAGATCTTCCTGGACCTGTTCCGCAACGGCCGGATTCCGGGTCTGTGA
- a CDS encoding thioredoxin domain-containing protein, translating into MSKRNSQAAKTAARERLRQERERQAKRDKIKRQVIVAGSIVAVLAIAGGISYAVVQGNKPSYWEAAKDDKVVAPANTSGKDGTTVVIGKANAKKTLKIYEDPRCPVCAQFEQTVGSTLDKDIDEGKFKFQYVGATFIDNKDNGEGSKNALSALGAALNVSPEAFLEYKTAMYSSKWHPDETDDKFKDDSYLIKVADTVPELKNNKKFQDAVNKGTYDAWALAMSKTFDDNKDGVQGTPGFVMDGKQLTADGNGAPLLTVADFNRVVDAALKG; encoded by the coding sequence ATGAGCAAGCGGAACAGCCAGGCCGCGAAGACCGCCGCCCGAGAGCGGCTGCGCCAGGAACGCGAGCGGCAGGCCAAGCGCGACAAGATCAAGCGTCAGGTCATCGTCGCCGGTTCGATCGTCGCCGTCCTCGCGATAGCCGGCGGCATCAGCTACGCGGTGGTGCAGGGCAACAAGCCCAGCTACTGGGAGGCCGCGAAGGACGACAAGGTCGTCGCGCCGGCCAACACGTCGGGCAAGGACGGCACGACCGTCGTCATCGGCAAGGCGAACGCCAAGAAGACCCTCAAGATCTACGAGGACCCGCGCTGCCCCGTGTGCGCCCAGTTCGAGCAGACCGTCGGCTCGACCCTGGACAAGGACATCGACGAGGGCAAGTTCAAGTTCCAGTACGTCGGCGCCACGTTCATCGACAACAAGGACAACGGCGAGGGCTCCAAGAACGCGCTGAGCGCCCTGGGCGCCGCGCTGAACGTCAGCCCCGAGGCGTTCCTCGAGTACAAGACCGCGATGTACTCGTCGAAGTGGCACCCGGACGAGACGGACGACAAGTTCAAGGACGACAGCTACCTCATCAAGGTGGCCGACACCGTCCCCGAGCTGAAGAACAACAAGAAGTTCCAGGACGCCGTCAACAAGGGCACCTACGACGCCTGGGCGCTGGCCATGTCGAAGACCTTCGACGACAACAAGGACGGCGTACAGGGCACTCCGGGCTTCGTCATGGACGGCAAGCAGCTCACCGCCGACGGCAACGGCGCCCCGCTTCTGACGGTGGCCGACTTCAACAGGGTGGTCGACGCGGCTCTCAAGGGCTGA
- a CDS encoding alkaline phosphatase yields the protein MTSRYRTSQSANSLAPRRRTVVKAAAATAGATLIGAPLAGALPARAADEAPAFLHGVASGDPLPDGVLLWTRVTPTAAAVPGSGLGPDTEVSWTVATDKAFMNVVAKGSTTATAASDHTVKADIRGLAPATDYWFRFSAGGTDSPVARTRTAPAADAAVAGLRFGVVSCANWEAGYFASYRHLAARGDLDAWLHLGDYIYEYGTGEYGTRGTVVRQTAPAHEILTLADYRTRHGKYKTDADLQALHAAAPVVAIWDDHEMANDAWAGGAENHTEGAEGTWAARQAAAKQAYFEWMPVRPAIAGTTYRRLRFGKLVDLSLLDLRSFRSQQVAVGNGEVDDPDRTLTGRAQLDWLKAGLKSSDTTWRLVGNSVMISPFAIGSLSADLLKPLAKLLGLPQEGLALNTDQWDGYTDDRREILAHLRSNAIGNTVFLTGDIHMAWANDVPVNAGTYPLSASAATEFVVTSVTSDNLDDIVKAPEGTISAIASPIIRAANRHVHWVDTDRHGYGVLDITAARAQMDYYVLSDRTKQNATASWSRSYRTRSGTQKVERTYDPV from the coding sequence GTGACCAGTCGATACAGAACTTCACAGAGCGCCAACTCGCTTGCCCCGCGCCGCCGTACGGTCGTCAAGGCCGCGGCGGCCACTGCTGGCGCCACCCTCATCGGAGCCCCGCTCGCCGGCGCGCTCCCCGCGCGAGCCGCCGACGAGGCCCCCGCGTTCCTGCACGGTGTCGCCTCCGGCGATCCGCTCCCCGACGGTGTCCTGCTGTGGACCCGGGTGACGCCCACCGCGGCGGCGGTGCCCGGCTCCGGGCTCGGTCCGGACACCGAGGTGAGCTGGACCGTCGCCACCGACAAGGCGTTCATGAACGTCGTCGCCAAGGGGTCGACCACCGCGACCGCAGCCTCCGACCACACGGTCAAGGCGGACATCCGGGGCCTCGCGCCCGCGACCGACTACTGGTTCCGCTTCTCGGCGGGCGGCACGGACTCCCCGGTGGCGCGCACCCGCACCGCGCCGGCGGCGGACGCGGCCGTCGCGGGCCTCCGCTTCGGCGTGGTCTCCTGCGCCAACTGGGAGGCCGGCTACTTCGCCTCGTACCGCCATCTCGCCGCCCGCGGCGACCTGGACGCCTGGCTGCACCTCGGCGACTACATCTACGAGTACGGCACCGGCGAGTACGGCACGCGCGGCACCGTCGTACGGCAGACCGCGCCCGCCCACGAGATCCTCACGCTCGCCGACTACCGCACCCGGCACGGGAAGTACAAGACCGACGCCGACCTCCAGGCCCTGCACGCGGCGGCTCCGGTCGTCGCGATCTGGGACGACCACGAGATGGCCAACGACGCCTGGGCGGGCGGCGCCGAGAACCACACCGAGGGCGCCGAGGGCACCTGGGCCGCCCGTCAAGCCGCCGCCAAGCAGGCGTACTTCGAGTGGATGCCGGTCCGTCCGGCGATCGCCGGCACCACCTACCGTCGGCTCCGCTTCGGCAAGCTCGTCGACCTCTCCCTGCTCGACCTGCGCTCCTTCCGCTCACAGCAGGTCGCCGTGGGCAACGGCGAGGTCGACGACCCGGACCGCACGCTCACCGGCCGCGCCCAACTCGACTGGCTGAAGGCGGGCCTGAAGTCCTCCGACACCACCTGGCGGCTGGTCGGCAACTCGGTGATGATCTCGCCGTTCGCGATCGGCTCGCTCTCCGCGGACCTCCTCAAGCCCCTCGCCAAGCTGCTGGGCCTGCCGCAGGAGGGCCTCGCCCTCAACACCGACCAGTGGGACGGCTACACGGACGACCGCCGCGAAATCCTCGCCCATCTGCGGTCCAACGCGATAGGCAACACCGTCTTCCTCACCGGCGACATCCACATGGCGTGGGCCAACGATGTGCCGGTGAACGCCGGGACCTACCCGCTGTCCGCCTCGGCCGCCACGGAGTTCGTGGTCACGTCGGTGACGTCGGACAACCTGGACGACATCGTCAAGGCCCCCGAGGGCACGATCTCCGCGATCGCCTCACCGATCATCCGCGCCGCCAACCGGCACGTCCACTGGGTCGACACCGACCGCCACGGCTACGGCGTCCTGGACATCACCGCCGCCCGCGCGCAGATGGATTACTACGTCCTGTCCGACAGAACAAAGCAGAACGCGACCGCATCCTGGTCACGCTCCTACCGCACACGCAGCGGCACGCAGAAGGTCGAGCGGACCTACGACCCGGTGTAG
- a CDS encoding dienelactone hydrolase family protein → MNIVLFHSTFGLRPAVRAAADRLRGAGHEVWTPDLFEGRTFETVEEGMTFKDEVGKDELLKRAVLAAAPYSERGLVYAGFSLGASIAQTLALGDEKARGLLLVHGTSDLAPNVSADGLPVQLHVAEPDPFETDDWLSAWYLQMGRAGADVEIYRYAGAGHLYTDPGLPDYDEEAAEATWRVALGFLDSLDA, encoded by the coding sequence ATGAACATCGTGCTCTTTCACTCGACCTTCGGCCTCAGGCCCGCGGTGCGCGCGGCGGCGGACCGGCTGCGCGGCGCCGGACACGAGGTGTGGACGCCGGACCTCTTCGAGGGGCGTACGTTCGAGACGGTCGAGGAGGGCATGACCTTCAAGGACGAGGTCGGCAAGGACGAGCTGCTGAAGCGTGCCGTGCTGGCCGCGGCGCCCTATTCCGAGCGGGGGTTGGTGTACGCCGGGTTCTCGCTCGGCGCGTCCATCGCGCAGACCCTCGCGCTGGGCGACGAGAAGGCGCGCGGGCTGCTGCTTGTGCACGGCACCTCGGACCTCGCGCCGAACGTCTCGGCGGACGGTCTGCCGGTGCAGTTGCATGTCGCCGAGCCGGACCCGTTCGAGACCGACGACTGGCTGAGCGCCTGGTATCTGCAGATGGGCAGAGCGGGCGCCGACGTGGAGATCTACCGATACGCCGGAGCCGGTCATCTGTACACCGACCCCGGCCTGCCGGACTACGACGAGGAGGCCGCCGAGGCCACCTGGCGGGTGGCGCTCGGCTTTCTCGACAGCCTGGACGCGTAG
- a CDS encoding mechanosensitive ion channel family protein, with translation MENILRPLIVIGGSIVLPVLIGWATDLLLRKADERHSETPLWGLLRRARIPYQVVLSAAVLRGSYDEAQLLEEYETGIGRVLTLVLIGATAWLTVGIAGSVVETSYSHYARAHRDPARVRRVRTQVTLIMRVVAAIVGVVAVAAMLLTFPAMRAAGASLLASAGILGIVAGVAAQSTLANMFAGLQIAFGDMVRIGDTVVVDGEWGTVEEITLTFLTVRTWDERRITMPVSYFTSKPFENWSRGGAQMTGIVHWQVDHSAPVEAMREQLRDILRECPAWDGRHYGLDVTDATASTMEVRALMTAKDADDIWTVRVTVRERMIRWLAEQHPYALPRVNTADAVLPPGHLDGRAFRDGSASRRAHDTPHRGDR, from the coding sequence ATGGAGAACATACTCCGCCCGCTGATCGTCATCGGCGGCTCGATCGTGCTGCCGGTGCTCATCGGCTGGGCCACCGATCTACTGCTGCGCAAGGCCGACGAACGGCACAGCGAGACCCCGCTGTGGGGCCTGCTGCGCCGCGCCCGGATTCCCTACCAGGTCGTGCTGAGCGCGGCGGTGCTCAGGGGGTCGTACGACGAGGCGCAGCTGCTGGAGGAGTACGAGACCGGCATCGGCCGGGTGCTGACGCTGGTGCTGATCGGGGCCACGGCCTGGCTGACGGTCGGGATCGCCGGGTCCGTCGTCGAGACGTCGTACAGCCACTATGCCCGCGCCCACCGCGACCCGGCCCGGGTCCGGCGGGTCCGTACCCAGGTGACGCTGATCATGCGTGTGGTGGCGGCGATCGTCGGCGTGGTGGCCGTCGCCGCGATGCTGCTGACGTTCCCGGCGATGCGCGCGGCCGGCGCCTCGCTGCTGGCGTCGGCGGGCATCCTCGGCATCGTCGCCGGTGTCGCCGCGCAGTCGACGCTGGCCAACATGTTCGCGGGGCTGCAGATCGCCTTCGGCGACATGGTGCGCATAGGCGACACGGTCGTCGTGGACGGCGAGTGGGGCACGGTCGAGGAGATCACACTGACGTTCCTGACCGTACGGACCTGGGACGAGCGCCGGATCACCATGCCGGTGTCGTACTTCACCTCCAAGCCCTTCGAGAACTGGTCGCGCGGCGGCGCCCAGATGACCGGCATCGTCCACTGGCAGGTCGACCACTCGGCCCCGGTGGAGGCGATGCGTGAACAGCTGCGCGACATCCTGCGTGAGTGCCCGGCGTGGGACGGCCGCCACTACGGCCTGGACGTCACGGACGCCACCGCGAGCACCATGGAGGTACGGGCGCTGATGACGGCCAAGGACGCGGACGACATCTGGACGGTACGGGTCACCGTCCGCGAGCGGATGATCCGCTGGCTCGCCGAACAGCACCCGTACGCGCTGCCCCGCGTCAACACGGCGGACGCGGTGTTGCCGCCCGGCCACCTCGACGGCCGTGCGTTCCGCGACGGCTCCGCCTCCCGCCGCGCCCATGACACGCCGCACCGCGGAGACCGCTGA